In the genome of Luteitalea pratensis, the window GAAGCTCACGATCCGGCCGTCGCGCACCCCCCAGATGTGACAGGCCTGCGCGTCCATGCCCTTGCCCGTGGCCTTGGAGGTTCCCGAATACCTGAGTTCCACGACCACCGTGTCACCGGCGTCGTGGTAGGTCTTCGGCTGGACCTTGAAACCATCCCAGTCGTTGCCGATTCTCATGAACAGATTGTTGAGGATGGCGTCGGGCCCGACCCACGGCTCCCCGCTCGGCCTGTACGGATTGCCCTCGGCCTGGCGCCACTCGATCGCCGGATCCATGGCCCCGAGCACCGTGCTCATGTCGCCACGCCCGAAGGCCTCGTACACGCCCTTCACGAATTCCACATTGCCCATGTGAACCTCCAGGTACCTCGTGACTCGATCACGGCCTACTGCGACTTGCCTCTTGCCGTGATGGGAATCACCCGCTCGACGCGATCCTTGCGGATGCCGTACATCACGTCGTAGAGGTTCACCACCGGATCGCAATGCGGCACGATCATCTCGACACGGTCACCCATGGCGTACGCGCGCGACGGATCCGACTTGAACGTGATCACGCCGAATTCATCCGAGCCGGCGTTGTAGTCGGCGCCCGGCTCACCGATGACGCCGGCGTGCGGCACGTTCAGCGTCAGCGCCTTGGAGCCGGCATCGATCGTGAGCTTGCCCGGGAACCGGTTGTTGAGCACCGTGCCGACGACCGTCAGCGACGACGCGAAGTCGTCGTACACCGGCTGGCCATCCTCGCGGCCGATCGCGAGGTACTGCATGTCCATGAATACGTAACTGCCGACCTGCACGTCGGTGAACCCGGGCACGAGGTGCTGGATGTTGTAGGTACCGGTGCCGCCGCCGCTGAAGATCTCGGTGTTCAGCCCGGCCTTCTTCATGGCGGCACACGTGCCCGCGTTGGCCTCGATGTTGGCCAGCGCGCGCTCCTTGCGCGCCGCGAACCCCGTGATGTGCTGGGCGCCGCCGTCGTAGGACAGCAGGCCGCGCAGCTTCAGCCCGGGCAACGTGTCCACGAGCTTCGCGAGTCGCAACGCGCCCTCGCCAGCGGGAATGCCGCTCCGCGTTCCCACCGCGACGTCGACGACCACGTCGGCGACCACGCCCGCCTCCTGCGCCGCGGCCGAGAGGTCGCGGGCGTTGCGCTCGTCGTCTACCGCCTGGACGAATCCGGGCGCCCGCTTGCGGAGCTGCATGGCGCGCCGGATCTTCGACGGCGAGAGGTTGGCCGTGGTCATGCAGATGCGATCGATGCCATGCGGCATCAAGGCCTCGGCCTCGCCGAGCTTGGCGCAGCAGACGCCGATCGCGCCTGCGGCGAGCTGGAGCTTCGCGATGTCGGCGCTGCGATGCGTCTTGGCGTGCGGCCGAGTCGCCAGCCCGAAGCGCCGCATCGCCGCCTGCATCGTCTTGATGTTGGCCTCGAGTCGATCGAGGTCGACGCACAGTGCCGGGGTGTCGAGGTCCCACTTGGACGTGCCGACTTCGGACAGGCTGCCGGCCAGGCGGCCGGCAACCTCGTGGGTCGTGTAGCCCTTCACCGTGCGAGGCACCCAGACATCGGCCGCAAGGGCCGTCGACGATGCGAGGAAGACACGACGGGTGGCAGAAGGAGTTGTCGCCATGCGCACACTCTAAGCCTACTTGCCCGGCGTTTGGCCACCGTGCCTTTGCCGCCCCTGCGGTAGAGTCCACGCCATGAAGACTGCTCCCGCCCTCTTCGCTGTTCTCGTGGCCGCGCTGGCGACAGGACTGGCCCAGGAGCGCGTGGGTTGGCAACCGCTCGACAGCGGCGTGACCGTGCGCCTGCGCGGCGTCAGTACGGTGTCGCGTCAGGTCGCCTGGGCCAGCGGTGAGCACGGCACGGTGCTGCGGACCTCCGATGGCGGCACGACATGGCAGCCGCGTCCGGTGCCTGGAGCCGATGCGCTGGACTTCCGCGACATCGACGCCAGCAGCGACCGCGTCGCGTCCGTGCTCAGCATTGGTCCCGGCGATGCGTCTCGGATCTACAGGACCACGGACGGCGGTGCGCACTGGACGCTGCAGTTCACCAACCATGATCCCAAGGTGTTCCTCGATGCGATGGCGTTCGCCGACGCCACGCACGGGGTCGCGGTCAGCGATTCGGTGGATGGCCAGTTCGTCGTCCTCATGACCGCGGATGGCGGCGCCCACTGGGCGCGTGTCCCGGCCGAGCGCCTGCCGCCGGCCTTGGCCGTGGAGGGCGCGTTCGCGGCCAGCGGCACGAACGTCGCGGTGCGCGGCACGCACATCTGGATCGGCACGACGGCCTCGCGGGTACTGCACTCGGCCGACGCCGGACGCACATGGACGGTGACCTCCACCCCGGTGGCTTCGGGCAAGGCGACCGGCATCTTCTCCATCGCGTTCAGGGACGCACGGCACGGCGTGGTCGTCGGCGGGAACTACACGAAGGAGGCCGACGCGATCGCCAACGTCGCGACGACCGAGGATGGCGGGGCGACCTGGGCGGGAAGCGGCACGGACGAACGCCGAACGCTTGCCGCGCCGAAGCCAGCAGGCGAAGGCGGGCAGAACGCCGAACGCAGAGCGACAGACGGCGGCGCGTCATTGTCCGGGTACCGTTCCGTGGTGGCGTGGATGCGCGGGCTCGGACCGGCGGGATGGCTGGCGGTCGGCCCGTCTGGTGCTGACGTGTCCATCGACGACGGGCGGACATGGTCGCCCGCGGGCGGTGACGGCTACGACGCGTTGAGCGTCAGCCCCGACGGCCAGGCCGGCTTCGCGACCGGCGCGCGCGGACGAATTGCGCGTGTGACGGTACGGTAGACCCGCGTTCGGAGAACGGGCCCTACCGTACCATTCGGCCAGGCGCCTCCGCGAACCCAACGTCGCCAGGTCCTACCAATCGCCATACACTGGCGCCGTGAAGACACACCGCATTGCCCTGTACCCGGGGGATGGCATCGGCACCGAGGTCGTCGCGGCCACCGTCCCGGTCCTCGACGCCGTGGCGAGCATCACCGGCCGTTTCGATCTGTCGTACGAATCGTTCGACTGGGGCATGGCCCACTACGACCGGCACGGGCGCGTCGCCCCGGAGGACTTCCTCGACGTCCTGCGCGGTTTCGACGCCATCTTCCTCGGCGCCGTCGGCTGGCCGGCCAGGCTGCCGGACCACATCACGCTGACGCCGCTCATCCGCTTGCGGCAGGCGTTCGATCTCTATGCGTGCGTCCGACCGGCACGCACGTTCCCTGGCGTCGTCGGGCCGCTTCGTCGCAGTGATCCGATCGACGTCGTCGTCGTCCGCGAGAACTCCGAGGGCGAGTACATCGACAACGGCGGCCTGTTCGCGACCGGCACGGCGCAGGAGGTGGCGGTGCAGACGGCCTTGCACACGCGCCGGGGCGTCGAGCGTATCCTGCGCTTCTCGTTCGCGCTCGCCCGCACGCGACGCCACACGCTGACGATGATCACGAAGTCGAATGCGCAGCGCTACTCGTACGTGTTGTGGGATCGGGTGCTCGCTGAACTTGCGCCGGAGTTCCCCGACGTCAGGACCGACAAGTTGCACATCGACGCGGCGACGCTCGAACTCGTGCGGCGGCCGCACACGTTCGACGTGATTGTCGGATCGAACCTGTTCGGCGACATCCTCAGCGACCTGACCGGGGGCATCACCGGCAGCCTGGGCCTGAATCCGTCGGCGAACCTCAACCCCGAGCGCACGACGCCGTCGCTGTTCGAACCGGTGCACGGCTCTGCCCCGGACATCGCCGGTAAGGGCGTGGCCAACCCGACCGGCGCCATGCTGAGCGGAGCGATGATGCTCGAGTGGCTCGGGGAGGCAGACGCCGCGACCCTGGTCCGTGACGCCGTCGAGCAGACGCTCGCGGCCGGAGTGGCGACGCCAGACATCGGCGGCCTCACCACCACGGCGCAATTCACCGACGCGGTCCTCGGCCGTCTCAGGCAGGGATGATCTGGCGGGCCGGCGTCCCGATCGCCGTTGGCCTTGGCATCGCCCTGCTCCCGGTGCCGGCGGGGCTCGACCAGTCGGCCTGGTACTACGTCGCGATCTTCGCCGCGGTGATCCTGGGGCTCATCACCGAGCCGTTGTCGCCCTCGGCCATCGGCTTCATCGGCGTGACGATCGCCGCGGCGGCGGGACTGCCGTTTTCGGCCGCCCAGCGCGCCGCCCCCGGCTTCCGGATGCCGGCCGAAGCGGTGCGATGGGCGCTCTCCGGATTTTCCAACGGCACCATCTGGCTGATCTTCGCCGCGTTCGTGTTCGCGATGGGTTACGAGAGGACCGGGCTCGGCCGGCGCGTTGCGCTGTTGATGGTGAAGTGGCTCGGCCATCGGACGCTCGGCCTCGGGTACGCGGTGGCGCTGTCGGATTTGCTGCTCGCGCCGTTCACGCCATCCAACACGGCGCGCAGCGCCGGCATGATCTACCCAGTGATCCGCAACATCCCCGAGTTGTACGGGGTCAGCAGCGACGAACCTCCGAGGCCGTTTGGCACTGCGGTGATGTGGACCGCGTTTGCCACCACGTGCGTCACCAGTTCGATGTTCGTGACGGCACTCGCGCCCAACCTGCTCCTGCTGGACCTCGCGCGGACGACCACAGGCGTCGTCATCACGTGGACGGACTGGTTGGTCGGATTCCTGCCCATCGGCGCGGTGCTGCTGCTCGTCGTCCCGTGGCTCACCTTCCGGTTGCATCCGCCAGATGCGCCGATGAGCGCCGAGGTGCCGCGCTGGGCCGGCAGTGCGCTGGTGGCCATGGGACCGGTGAGCCGCCGTGAGCTCGGCATGGCGACGCTGGCACTGCTCTCGCTCGCGCTGTGGATCTTCGCCGGTGCGGTGCTCGACCCCACGCTCGTGGCGATGATCGCCGTGTCGCTGATGCTCGTGACCGGCATCACCTCGTGGGAGGACGTGCTCCACAACGCCGCGGCCTGGAACGTGCTCGCGTGGTTCGCGACGCTCGTGGCTCTCGCCGATGGCCTGAACCGCGTCGGTGTCGTCGCCTGGCTCGGGCATGGCGCGGCCACGCTGCTGGCCGGCTTCCCGCCGCTCGTCGTCATGACGCTGCTGGTGACGCTGTTCTTCCTGATGCATTACGCCTTCGCCGGCATCACCGCGCACACCGCCGCTGTGGCGCCGGTCTTCATGGCGGCGGGTGCCGCGATCGACGGGCTGCCCATCCGCACCTTCGTGATGCTGCTCGGCTTCTCGCTGGGCATCATGGGGGTGCTCACGCCGTACGCGACCGGTCCGGCTCCCCTCTATTACGGCTGTGGATTCATCGGCCGCCGCGAGTTCTGGCGGCTCGGGCTCCTCTTCGGGCTGCTGTTCCTTGCCGCGCTCCTCGGCATCGGTGTCCCGTGGCTGCAGGCCGTCAACCGCAGCTGACCGTCACATCGGGAGGTCGTACCGTCCCTCGCCGGAGGAGGCTGGGAAGCTGATCGGCCGTATTCTGTGTCGTCCCGGGGGGTCGGCGTGCAGTCGAGCGGCGTCCCCCTGCATCCTGAGGTGAATCAATGAGACGTTTCATTCTCGCAGCGCCGACGGCGGCGTTGCTCGTCGCGTGTTCCGGCCCCTCGCCGGCTCCTCCCGCCGCGGCTCCCCCCGCAAAGGCGGCGCTGGGGGTCTTCGGCGTCGAGACCGCGAACATGGACACGACGGTCAAGCCAGGCGACGACTTCTTCAAGTACGCCAACGGCAAGTGGCTGGCGACCTTCAAGATGCCGGCCGACAAGGCGCGCTTCGGGGCGTTCGACGCCCTGGGCGACAAGTCCGAGGCCGACGTGAAGACCGTCGTCGAGTCGCTGGCTGCCGAGAAGCCTGCCGCAGGCACGACCGCCGCCAAGGTCGGCGACATGTACTCCAGCTGGATGGACGAGGCCGCGATTGAAGCGCGCGGCATTGCCCCGTTGCAGCCGTACCTGGACAAGATCAACGGCGTCAGCGATACGGCCGGCGTGCTCGCCCTGATGGGCACCACCGACTTCGCGTCGCCGTTCGGGCTCGGTGTCGAGGCCGACCCACAGGACCCCACCAAGTACGCGATCTGGGCCGGCCAGGATGGCCTGGGCATGCCGGACCGTGACTATTACCTCGGCAAGGACGCGTCCTTCGAGAAGTACCGCGCCGCGTACAAGACCTACGTCACGAAGATCTTCGAGTTGCTTGGCGACGCAGCCCCGGCTGCCTCCGCCGACACCGTGATGGCCCTCGAGACGAAGATCGCCCAGGGACACTGGCCACAGGCGAACCTCCGCGATGTGGCCAAGGCGATCAAGCCGATGCCGTTCGCCGAGTTCAAGGCCTTCGCGCCGACGGTGCCCTGGGACACCTTCCTCACCGGCCTGGGCATGCCGGCGGCCCCGGAGAAGATCGTCGCCTACGGTGACACCGCGGTCCGCGCCGGCGCCGCGCTGGTCGGTAAAGAGCCGGTCGCGGCGTGGAAGAAGTACCTGGCCTTCCACATCGCCTCCGACAACGCGGCGCACCTGCCCAAGGCGTTCGACGATGCGAGTTTCGAGTTCTTCGGCAAGACGCTGCAGGGCGTGCAGGCCAAGCGTGAGCGCTGGAAGCGGGGTGTCTCGCTGCTCGACGACCAGATCGGCGAGGGCGTCGGCGAGGTCTACGTCACGAAGTTCTTCCCGCCCGAGAACAAGGCGCGGATGGACGCGCTCGTGGTCAACCTGCGCAAGGCGCTCGAGGGACGCCTGAAGACGCTGGCCTGGATGGACGAGGCGACTCGTGCGGAAGCCCTGAAGAAGCTCGCGACATTCGAGCCGCGGGTGGGGTATCCGTCCAAGTGGCGTGACTACTCGAAGATGACCATCGAGAAGGGCAAGCACT includes:
- a CDS encoding nuclear transport factor 2 family protein, with amino-acid sequence MGNVEFVKGVYEAFGRGDMSTVLGAMDPAIEWRQAEGNPYRPSGEPWVGPDAILNNLFMRIGNDWDGFKVQPKTYHDAGDTVVVELRYSGTSKATGKGMDAQACHIWGVRDGRIVSFQQYLDTAKVQEVMGIKAAT
- a CDS encoding DSD1 family PLP-dependent enzyme, which produces MATTPSATRRVFLASSTALAADVWVPRTVKGYTTHEVAGRLAGSLSEVGTSKWDLDTPALCVDLDRLEANIKTMQAAMRRFGLATRPHAKTHRSADIAKLQLAAGAIGVCCAKLGEAEALMPHGIDRICMTTANLSPSKIRRAMQLRKRAPGFVQAVDDERNARDLSAAAQEAGVVADVVVDVAVGTRSGIPAGEGALRLAKLVDTLPGLKLRGLLSYDGGAQHITGFAARKERALANIEANAGTCAAMKKAGLNTEIFSGGGTGTYNIQHLVPGFTDVQVGSYVFMDMQYLAIGREDGQPVYDDFASSLTVVGTVLNNRFPGKLTIDAGSKALTLNVPHAGVIGEPGADYNAGSDEFGVITFKSDPSRAYAMGDRVEMIVPHCDPVVNLYDVMYGIRKDRVERVIPITARGKSQ
- a CDS encoding oxidoreductase, whose amino-acid sequence is MKTAPALFAVLVAALATGLAQERVGWQPLDSGVTVRLRGVSTVSRQVAWASGEHGTVLRTSDGGTTWQPRPVPGADALDFRDIDASSDRVASVLSIGPGDASRIYRTTDGGAHWTLQFTNHDPKVFLDAMAFADATHGVAVSDSVDGQFVVLMTADGGAHWARVPAERLPPALAVEGAFAASGTNVAVRGTHIWIGTTASRVLHSADAGRTWTVTSTPVASGKATGIFSIAFRDARHGVVVGGNYTKEADAIANVATTEDGGATWAGSGTDERRTLAAPKPAGEGGQNAERRATDGGASLSGYRSVVAWMRGLGPAGWLAVGPSGADVSIDDGRTWSPAGGDGYDALSVSPDGQAGFATGARGRIARVTVR
- a CDS encoding isocitrate/isopropylmalate dehydrogenase family protein, with translation MKTHRIALYPGDGIGTEVVAATVPVLDAVASITGRFDLSYESFDWGMAHYDRHGRVAPEDFLDVLRGFDAIFLGAVGWPARLPDHITLTPLIRLRQAFDLYACVRPARTFPGVVGPLRRSDPIDVVVVRENSEGEYIDNGGLFATGTAQEVAVQTALHTRRGVERILRFSFALARTRRHTLTMITKSNAQRYSYVLWDRVLAELAPEFPDVRTDKLHIDAATLELVRRPHTFDVIVGSNLFGDILSDLTGGITGSLGLNPSANLNPERTTPSLFEPVHGSAPDIAGKGVANPTGAMLSGAMMLEWLGEADAATLVRDAVEQTLAAGVATPDIGGLTTTAQFTDAVLGRLRQG
- a CDS encoding DASS family sodium-coupled anion symporter, translating into MIWRAGVPIAVGLGIALLPVPAGLDQSAWYYVAIFAAVILGLITEPLSPSAIGFIGVTIAAAAGLPFSAAQRAAPGFRMPAEAVRWALSGFSNGTIWLIFAAFVFAMGYERTGLGRRVALLMVKWLGHRTLGLGYAVALSDLLLAPFTPSNTARSAGMIYPVIRNIPELYGVSSDEPPRPFGTAVMWTAFATTCVTSSMFVTALAPNLLLLDLARTTTGVVITWTDWLVGFLPIGAVLLLVVPWLTFRLHPPDAPMSAEVPRWAGSALVAMGPVSRRELGMATLALLSLALWIFAGAVLDPTLVAMIAVSLMLVTGITSWEDVLHNAAAWNVLAWFATLVALADGLNRVGVVAWLGHGAATLLAGFPPLVVMTLLVTLFFLMHYAFAGITAHTAAVAPVFMAAGAAIDGLPIRTFVMLLGFSLGIMGVLTPYATGPAPLYYGCGFIGRREFWRLGLLFGLLFLAALLGIGVPWLQAVNRS
- a CDS encoding M13 family metallopeptidase: MRRFILAAPTAALLVACSGPSPAPPAAAPPAKAALGVFGVETANMDTTVKPGDDFFKYANGKWLATFKMPADKARFGAFDALGDKSEADVKTVVESLAAEKPAAGTTAAKVGDMYSSWMDEAAIEARGIAPLQPYLDKINGVSDTAGVLALMGTTDFASPFGLGVEADPQDPTKYAIWAGQDGLGMPDRDYYLGKDASFEKYRAAYKTYVTKIFELLGDAAPAASADTVMALETKIAQGHWPQANLRDVAKAIKPMPFAEFKAFAPTVPWDTFLTGLGMPAAPEKIVAYGDTAVRAGAALVGKEPVAAWKKYLAFHIASDNAAHLPKAFDDASFEFFGKTLQGVQAKRERWKRGVSLLDDQIGEGVGEVYVTKFFPPENKARMDALVVNLRKALEGRLKTLAWMDEATRAEALKKLATFEPRVGYPSKWRDYSKMTIEKGKHFENVINARNFEWKRQVARIGKTVDREEWGMNPQTVNAGYNPLMNQITFPAAILQPPFFDVSADAAVNYGAIGGVIGHEIGHGFDDQGRAFDEAGRTRNWWTPDTDTKFKAATQQLGTQYSKYCPVPNGCINGQLTMGENIGDLGGLTMAYTAYKLSLNGKEAPVIGGFTGDQRFFLAWAQVWRATAREDDTRQRLVIDPHSMPEFRTNGVVRNMDAWYAAFDVKPEDKLYLPPDQRVKIW